The stretch of DNA TGAAGGTACATCTCCATGGGGGCGAGCACCAGGGCCTTGTCCGAGCGCTGGTAGCGGCAGAAGAGGGAGGGGGAGGAGGTGCCGTCGCGGTCCTTCAGGACCAGGAGGTGGAGGTCCCCCACGGCGGTCACGAGGACTCGGGGACGGTAGCCGTTGCGGTAGCCCTTGCGCTCCTCCGTCCTCTCGTAGGGTTCCGCCCCCACATGCTCGGTCATCTCCCATTCCAGGATGTTTTGGACCATGTACTTGAGCATCATGCCCAGGGGGTTGTCCTCCTCGGAGGCCAGTACCTCCTGCATTGCCTCCTCCATGGTCATACCCTTTTCTTAGCCATCGTTCTCCTTTCAGCTAAGGAATCCGTTACTTGATCCCTTATCTTGGAGAGCGGTGGCCTTCTTTGTC from Actinomycetota bacterium encodes:
- a CDS encoding transposase, encoding MQEVLASEEDNPLGMMLKYMVQNILEWEMTEHVGAEPYERTEERKGYRNGYRPRVLVTAVGDLHLLVLKDRDGTSSPSLFCRYQRSDKALVLAPMEMYL